In a genomic window of Dermochelys coriacea isolate rDerCor1 chromosome 11, rDerCor1.pri.v4, whole genome shotgun sequence:
- the DNAJC10 gene encoding dnaJ homolog subfamily C member 10 isoform X1 produces MEFLLFKGDGIRDLKRTLLLFLVLTCLIALVCTDQDYYSLLGISKEASNREIRQAFKKLALKLHPDKNQNDPDAHENFLKINRAYEVLKDDELRKKYDKYGEKGLEDHQQGGRYESWNFYRYDFGIYDDDPEIITLDRGEFDAAVNSGELWFINFYSPRCSHCHDLAPTWREFAKEMDGLMRIGAVNCGDNRMLCRIKGINSYPSLYVFKTGMNPVKYYGDRSKESLMSFAMQYVTSTVTELWAGNFVNAIQASFASGVGWLITFCAEGGDCLNSQTRLKLGGMLEGLVNVGWMDCATQGELCDNLDISSSTTAYFPPGATLTNKEKGGVLFLNSLDAKEIYLEVMQHLPDFEMLSAASLEDHVAHHRWLLFFQFGESDKSNVHEFKKLNFLLKDEHIQVGKIDCLSAPTVCSNLYVYQPCLAVFKGKGTEDYEIHHGKMILYDIVAFAKESVNSNVITLGPQNFPGKEKEPWLVDFFAPWCPPCRALLPELRKASKHLIGQLKFGTLDCTIHEGLCNMHNIRAYPTTVVFNQSNVHEYEGHHSAEQILAFIEDLMNPSVVSLTPETFSTLVKQRKRDEVWMVDFYAPWCGPCQALMPEWKRMARLLNGLITVGSMDCQKYFSFCHQENVQGYPEIRLFPQKSNTGHHYYSYNGWHRDSYSLRSWALGYLPHVSIDLTPQSFTEKVLNGKDHWVIDFYAPWCGPCQNFAPEFEVLARTVKGKVKAGKIDCQAYAHTCQTAGIRAYPTVKFYPYQGAKRNVLGEHIDSRDAKGIADLLTERLAVIKNKGKRKKSSRNKDEL; encoded by the exons ATGGAGTTCTTATTATTCAAAGGAGACGGCATTAGAGATTTGAAAAGAACTTTgttattatttttagttttaacaTGTCTGATAGCTCTTGTTTGCACTGATCAGGACTATTACAGTTTACTTGGAATATCCAAAGAAGCAAGTAATAGAGAAATAAGACAGGCTTTCAAAAAACTGGCATTAAAGTTACATCCTGATAAAAATCAG AATGATCCAGATGCTCATGAAAACTTCTTGAAAATAAATAGAGCATATGAAGTATTAAAAGATGACGAGCTACGGAAGAAGTATGATAAATATGGAGAGAAAGGTCTTGAAGATCACCAACAAGGAGGTCGATACGAGAGCTGGAACTTTTATCGCTATGATTTTG GTATTTATGATGATGATCCTGAAATCATAACGCTGGATAGAGGAGAATTTG ATGCTGCTGTTAACTCTGGAGAACTCTGGTTCATAAATTTCTATTCCCCTCGATGTTCACACTGCCATGATTTAGCACCTACA TGGAGAGAATTTGCTAAAGAAATGGATGGACTAATGCGCATTGGAGCTGTAAATTGTGGTGATAACAGAATGCTTTGTCGGATCAAAGGAATTAATAGTTATCCAAGTCTCTATGTTTTCAAAACTGGAATG AATCCAGTGAAATATTATGGAGACAGATCAAAGGAAAGTTTAATGAGTTTTGCCATGCAGTATGTCACAAGCACAGTGACAGAGTTATGGGCAG gaaatttTGTTAATGCTATTCAAGCTTCATTTGCCTCTGGTGTTGGCTGGCTGATCACTTTCTGTGCTGAGGGTGGag aTTGTTTGAATTCCCAGACGCGCCTTAAACTAGGTGGCATGCTG gaaGGCCTTGTTAATGTAGGCTGGATGGATTGTGCCACCCAGGGTGAGCTTTGTGATAATTTGGATATCTCATCTAGTACTACAGCATACTTTCCACCTGGAGCCACCTTAACTAATAAAGAGAAAGGAGGTGTTTTG TTTCTTAACTCCTTGGATGCCAAAGAGATATATTTGGAAGTAATGCAGCATCTTCCAGATTTTGAAATGCTCTCTGCAGCCTCATTAGAG GACCACGTGGCTCATCACCGGTGGctgcttttctttcagtttggTGAGAGTGACAAGTCAAATGTGCATGagtttaaaaaactgaattttcTACTTAAAGATGAACATATTCAG GTTGGAAAGATTGACTGCCTTTCTGCACCAACTGTCTGCAGTAATCTGTATGTCTATCAGCCCTGTCTAGCAGTCTTTAAAGGAAAGGGAACTGAAGATTATGAAATTCATCATG GGAAGATGATCCTATATGACATAGTTGCATTCGCCAAGGAGAGTGTAAACTCTAATGTTATCACACTTGGGCCTCAGAATTTTCCTGGCAAGGAGAAGGAACCATGGCTTGTTGACTTCTTTGCACCT tgGTGTCCTCCATGTCGAGCTTTGTTGCCAGAGTTGAGAAAAGCATCAAAGCACCTTATTGGTCAGCTTAAATTTGGCACACTAGACTGCACAATCCACGAAGGGCTATGCAACATG CATAACATTAGAGCTTACCCAACAACAGTGGTGTTCAATCAGTCCAATGTTCATGAATATGAAGGGCATCACTCTGCTGAACAGATCTTGGCGTTTATAGAG GATCTCATGAACCCTTCGGTGGTCTCCTTAACACCAGAGACTTTCAGTACACTAGTTAAACAAAGAAAGCGGGATGAAGTCTGGATGGTTGATTTCTATGCTCCGTGGTGTGGGCCTTGCCAGGCTTTAATGCCAGAATGGAAAAGGATGGCCAGG ttgttAAATGGATTAATCACTGTTGGCAGTATGgattgtcaaaaatatttttctttctgtcacCAAGAAAATGTACAGGGATATCCTGAAATAAGACTCTTTCCTCAAAAATCAAATACAGGTCATCATTACTA TAGTTACAATGGCTGGCACAGGGATTCATATTCGTTAAGAAGCTGGGCACTTGG ttATTTACCTCACGTATCCATAGATCTGACACCTCAGAGCTTCACAGAAAAAGTTTTGAATGGGAAAGATCATTGGGTCATTGATTTTTATGCTCCTTGGTGTGGCCCTTGCCAAAATTTTGCTCCAGAATTTGAGGTGCTAGCTAGG actGTAAAAGGAAAAGTAAAAGCTGGAAAAATTGACTGTCAAGCTTATGCTCATACTTGTCAGACGGCTGGCATCAGAGCCTACCCTACTGTTAAATTTTATCCCTACCAAGGAGCAAAG agaaatgttCTTGGAGAGCATATAGACAGCAGAGATGCAAAGGGCATAGCTGACCTTCTGACTGAAAGATTAGCCgtcattaaaaataaaggaaagagaaaaaaatcttctaGAAACAAG GATGAACTCTGA
- the DNAJC10 gene encoding dnaJ homolog subfamily C member 10 isoform X2: MEFLLFKGDGIRDLKRTLLLFLVLTCLIALVCTDQDYYSLLGISKEASNREIRQAFKKLALKLHPDKNQNDPDAHENFLKINRAYEVLKDDELRKKYDKYGEKGLEDHQQGGRYESWNFYRYDFGIYDDDPEIITLDRGEFDAAVNSGELWFINFYSPRCSHCHDLAPTWREFAKEMDGLMRIGAVNCGDNRMLCRIKGINSYPSLYVFKTGMNPVKYYGDRSKESLMSFAMQYVTSTVTELWAGNFVNAIQASFASGVGWLITFCAEGGDCLNSQTRLKLGGMLFLNSLDAKEIYLEVMQHLPDFEMLSAASLEDHVAHHRWLLFFQFGESDKSNVHEFKKLNFLLKDEHIQVGKIDCLSAPTVCSNLYVYQPCLAVFKGKGTEDYEIHHGKMILYDIVAFAKESVNSNVITLGPQNFPGKEKEPWLVDFFAPWCPPCRALLPELRKASKHLIGQLKFGTLDCTIHEGLCNMHNIRAYPTTVVFNQSNVHEYEGHHSAEQILAFIEDLMNPSVVSLTPETFSTLVKQRKRDEVWMVDFYAPWCGPCQALMPEWKRMARLLNGLITVGSMDCQKYFSFCHQENVQGYPEIRLFPQKSNTGHHYYSYNGWHRDSYSLRSWALGYLPHVSIDLTPQSFTEKVLNGKDHWVIDFYAPWCGPCQNFAPEFEVLARTVKGKVKAGKIDCQAYAHTCQTAGIRAYPTVKFYPYQGAKRNVLGEHIDSRDAKGIADLLTERLAVIKNKGKRKKSSRNKDEL, encoded by the exons ATGGAGTTCTTATTATTCAAAGGAGACGGCATTAGAGATTTGAAAAGAACTTTgttattatttttagttttaacaTGTCTGATAGCTCTTGTTTGCACTGATCAGGACTATTACAGTTTACTTGGAATATCCAAAGAAGCAAGTAATAGAGAAATAAGACAGGCTTTCAAAAAACTGGCATTAAAGTTACATCCTGATAAAAATCAG AATGATCCAGATGCTCATGAAAACTTCTTGAAAATAAATAGAGCATATGAAGTATTAAAAGATGACGAGCTACGGAAGAAGTATGATAAATATGGAGAGAAAGGTCTTGAAGATCACCAACAAGGAGGTCGATACGAGAGCTGGAACTTTTATCGCTATGATTTTG GTATTTATGATGATGATCCTGAAATCATAACGCTGGATAGAGGAGAATTTG ATGCTGCTGTTAACTCTGGAGAACTCTGGTTCATAAATTTCTATTCCCCTCGATGTTCACACTGCCATGATTTAGCACCTACA TGGAGAGAATTTGCTAAAGAAATGGATGGACTAATGCGCATTGGAGCTGTAAATTGTGGTGATAACAGAATGCTTTGTCGGATCAAAGGAATTAATAGTTATCCAAGTCTCTATGTTTTCAAAACTGGAATG AATCCAGTGAAATATTATGGAGACAGATCAAAGGAAAGTTTAATGAGTTTTGCCATGCAGTATGTCACAAGCACAGTGACAGAGTTATGGGCAG gaaatttTGTTAATGCTATTCAAGCTTCATTTGCCTCTGGTGTTGGCTGGCTGATCACTTTCTGTGCTGAGGGTGGag aTTGTTTGAATTCCCAGACGCGCCTTAAACTAGGTGGCATGCTG TTTCTTAACTCCTTGGATGCCAAAGAGATATATTTGGAAGTAATGCAGCATCTTCCAGATTTTGAAATGCTCTCTGCAGCCTCATTAGAG GACCACGTGGCTCATCACCGGTGGctgcttttctttcagtttggTGAGAGTGACAAGTCAAATGTGCATGagtttaaaaaactgaattttcTACTTAAAGATGAACATATTCAG GTTGGAAAGATTGACTGCCTTTCTGCACCAACTGTCTGCAGTAATCTGTATGTCTATCAGCCCTGTCTAGCAGTCTTTAAAGGAAAGGGAACTGAAGATTATGAAATTCATCATG GGAAGATGATCCTATATGACATAGTTGCATTCGCCAAGGAGAGTGTAAACTCTAATGTTATCACACTTGGGCCTCAGAATTTTCCTGGCAAGGAGAAGGAACCATGGCTTGTTGACTTCTTTGCACCT tgGTGTCCTCCATGTCGAGCTTTGTTGCCAGAGTTGAGAAAAGCATCAAAGCACCTTATTGGTCAGCTTAAATTTGGCACACTAGACTGCACAATCCACGAAGGGCTATGCAACATG CATAACATTAGAGCTTACCCAACAACAGTGGTGTTCAATCAGTCCAATGTTCATGAATATGAAGGGCATCACTCTGCTGAACAGATCTTGGCGTTTATAGAG GATCTCATGAACCCTTCGGTGGTCTCCTTAACACCAGAGACTTTCAGTACACTAGTTAAACAAAGAAAGCGGGATGAAGTCTGGATGGTTGATTTCTATGCTCCGTGGTGTGGGCCTTGCCAGGCTTTAATGCCAGAATGGAAAAGGATGGCCAGG ttgttAAATGGATTAATCACTGTTGGCAGTATGgattgtcaaaaatatttttctttctgtcacCAAGAAAATGTACAGGGATATCCTGAAATAAGACTCTTTCCTCAAAAATCAAATACAGGTCATCATTACTA TAGTTACAATGGCTGGCACAGGGATTCATATTCGTTAAGAAGCTGGGCACTTGG ttATTTACCTCACGTATCCATAGATCTGACACCTCAGAGCTTCACAGAAAAAGTTTTGAATGGGAAAGATCATTGGGTCATTGATTTTTATGCTCCTTGGTGTGGCCCTTGCCAAAATTTTGCTCCAGAATTTGAGGTGCTAGCTAGG actGTAAAAGGAAAAGTAAAAGCTGGAAAAATTGACTGTCAAGCTTATGCTCATACTTGTCAGACGGCTGGCATCAGAGCCTACCCTACTGTTAAATTTTATCCCTACCAAGGAGCAAAG agaaatgttCTTGGAGAGCATATAGACAGCAGAGATGCAAAGGGCATAGCTGACCTTCTGACTGAAAGATTAGCCgtcattaaaaataaaggaaagagaaaaaaatcttctaGAAACAAG GATGAACTCTGA